The Gossypium arboreum isolate Shixiya-1 chromosome 2, ASM2569848v2, whole genome shotgun sequence region ctccataataaaactctctAATTTAGACACTGACCGCGAATtgatacctttgtaaatgcagaatgtcatgcaaacaaaagaaaagaaatagtcagtatcacatgatatcaataaatctcaacaatagtttataagggtaatatctaaagtttaactctaactaagttgggctcttacAGTTTTTTCTATAtggggttggttctaaagtttgaggtacctgaaccagcagattcctcgatcctcacccattataggctcatttgaatcgagttcagttcaggggaatacatttccctatggctacacggagatgaaaatctcacgaaaccataggtacggatgtatcccgaaagtgatccactatcctgcacggaggcgaaaacctcacaaaggcgtagtttctcactcccacttaaaggtgtgaccacaatggtcatgcaaatgcaatgcgtattagaatacagcaacacatgcaataatacaaacacatgtaatgtaaAGGGGAttaattcttaaaaaaaattttaaatttctgacattaagacaagagataatcaattacacggttTGACTCTCTtaaagtccccagtggagtcgccaagctgtcgagaccattttcaaatcgagttttggaaaatgggaatcgactttaaaaaacaaaaacgggagtcgtcaccaatctttttaggtgtgattggatcacctttaaaacatttgttttaaaatcattggttttggtctacaaaatcaaAAGAatgggttcgagagtcggttacgtacgaggaagggttagcaccctcgtaatgcccaaaaattggtacctaattgattatcaaaatgtctctaatgtcggaaattaaaaattttaagatgtaatcctctttaaagtatttgaaaatttgggtttactTGTATCAAAGTATTGGCTATAAGTTAGCCTTTTAGAAATCTCTATCTCAAAACAGCAAAATGCTAcgatccagtaagttaggacatatcactttgcaattccaagacagtcacttatattttgaaatcctttaaaaactttagaagggtacttgactattcgaacttaacgagaaaagttgcaacccaataagttagggcactactttttcgaaatttccaaacaccaagcattgcctttatatttttttgaaaattttggagcctTATCTTTTTAGAGATGATGCGTGGAGAATTgtattacattataaatcataataatatattattgtacTAGGTAGATAAAAATGAATACTACGATAAAAAGAATAATACATGTGAAGCAaaaaaatgcaaacaaagatatatAGCATGAATAAACAAGATATATAAACATATGAGATAATATTTAAATGGTGCATGATATAaaaacaaacataatcaaataatgcatgatatacaaataGAATAAACGTAATGTCAAAtgcatataattataaataataaaaaaattaacacatacatgatacatacaatacaaaacatatagAAGAACTAATAAAAAATGATTGATTGCTAACAAAATATGCATACAATTAAAAACAAGATATTTCATATCCATTTTGAAATAGTAtttaatacataatataataacataataacaagaataaaagaataataattatataatgatatattggtttaaaaatatgtaagagatttcataatataacaatattagtttaaaatgaaataatatatagtaaataaaaatgaaatgtgtatataatgtgagttaaaaatatgatttaataataataatttacatttgtaaaataatatatatatatatatatataaaataatataatttatatacatgatatacataacatataaaaaataatataaaaataaaatataataaagattatataataaaatgtaatataaatatatgagaaaaataatagatataatataaagtaacatataaaacaatatatatgtaaataattaatgaatataatatatgtgaaaatataataatatataaaagagatgtaaaataataatttaaggaaaataacatatataataagtaataataatatataatcaaaataatactcataataaaataattttataatatataatataaagtgaaattaaaataaacaaataataaaatatatatatatatagaataatataataaatataggactaaatttgAAGTTTAACAAAGTTATGGGGAAAATTTAAAAAGCTAAAACTGAAATAAGGCCCGATTTGAAATGCCCGCAAAATAAAAGGGGGTCATTGGGCAAATaaccctattcccaaaacggtgACATTTTCCAGAATATAATTTAATAgccatagggactaaattaagactaaaataaaataatgggccaaattataaaataaaataaagtttcaTTGTAAGTACAAAAGGGATAGAAGGAtcaattgggtaattaacccaactctcaaaaatgcgcggatccccccgggtaatcgggtcaacgcgcggatccctGAGTCACAAAATGATGCCGTTTTGTCAAGGCTATATAAGTCAGGTTATTAGCCTTAAAATCATTTGAAAccagtttaaaaaaaaattaagaattcTCTCTGAAAGAGAGAAAGGAGGGAGCTCTGAGCCCTGGCCTCTGTCGGCCACACACCGCCCACGTGCCCACACGCCACCCTAAGGACCACCGTACACGATGGCTAGGGTTTAAAAACCCCTCCTTTCACTCGTCGTTCGTCAGGTAACTTTCTTCCTTGTATTTTTGTAATCTATATTTTTGCTAAAAAACAgtttacatacatgcatatgttctaaaataaaaaataagttaaATCACCTTTTCTTTGAAACTGCTTGTATTCTCTTTTTTATTTCTGTATGCCTCCTCGTTACAAGGGTTACAAAGGCTTTTTATAGCCTACTGATTTGTTACATAAGGAAAGAAATCTCTGATTTCTTGTCTATTGTGTCTTTGACTGATGTGCTGAGATTCTTTTAGTTTCCTTTTCTTGCTCCTCGTATCTGCtgtgtttccttttcttgcaggtatCCCAATGATCTCGGCGTTAACGGTGGTACCAAGGCTAGAGGGGAGGCCTGAGATCGCGGTGCTGGTGTCGGTGAGGCGCTGATTACGAAAGCAGAGCCGTGAGTGATGGCCGCGATTGGGGAGCTAGACAGACGCTCCCTGAATCTTCCAGAAGCAGTTGCGGCGCAAGGGAGCAAAGCTAGGGTTTCCAACCCTAGCTGGAAATtttgggttttgggcctagttcATTTTGGGCCGTTGTATTGGGTCAAAGGGGTAATGGGCATAGGATAGGCTTACGGGGTATTTGGGCTACCGGGTGTAACAGGTCTATTTGGGTTTTAACTATTGGGCTATAAAGGGATTGTTTAATAAACATTTATTAtcatttaattttggttttgggtttcaaggcccggtcaaatttgggttattacacccattacttgaaaagatttaaggtccatctacaagcttgactcatatggaaatataatcttcaatgatatgcaatcttagatgtgatatgcaatcttagatatgatacaatcttacatatgattgcaatcttagatatgatatacaatcttagaagatatgattttgtaatcttggagatttaatttgtagatatcctttaatcttaactgttgatgtaattgatctgtaccgttggatttgggaaggctcaactataaatagaggcctctcccttcattgtaaatcacttgagtttttgggaagcaataagaattctggagagcattcactcaaatttctctccctcttgcgttcttactctatgtggtttgttcttattttattcttcgtctatcttagtttttcaaccctttttttattttaatttcttcatttttcaaatatgtatatttttttcctatcttttatacatttgattatgtattttatatatcataatatttaacctttttatatagtttattttcaaatatatattttctatgcatgtatatatattatataatcatttcattataaatataaattcttttacatatttgatattttatacattatttttctaaaccaatatattttatatattttatataattattattcttataaatatatttttattatatattatattttaaatttattataaaatatcacattttttatatgctcattctatttatcaattgtttatattatacatatatttttaaaacttatattttttattattatacaatatttgtttttactttagaattaatgtattattgttatgttatgtatttcatatgttatgtaatatcttagactttaataatttactttcaaatgcatatttttatatatgtacattgatatattgtattatatgcatcatttcatttattaatccattcatgtgtacattaaattattggattgtatattttatattttatgtagattctatttatccatttgttatgcatgtcatctatttttactcatacatattttacacattaatatttaccatgtttttatattatttaatgttttatttatgatatattgtatataattagtgcatttattatgctttcttttgggtatattactatttgcttagcatgattatttttattattctattttacctctatatagtgattgcatttatataaagtgttataatactttgtaatatacgctatttgaatatctatatttcataatatagaattgtcaccctaaaaggtcatttaaaacaatatttaaaagttttataaaataaaaaggcaatgcttagtatttgaaagcttgagaaaagtagtgccctaacttattgggttgcaacttttctcgttgagttcgaatagtcaagtacccttctaagtttttaagattttcaaaatacgagcaactgtcttggaatttcaaagcgttgtgtcctaacttattggatgtggcaaTTTgccgtttcgagatagggatttccaaaaggttaacttagtgtcaatgttttgatactagtgaacccaaattttcaaaatcaaagtattttaaagaggattacatcttaaaattttttaaatttccgacattaaagacatttgataattaattaggtaccaatttttgggcgttacgagggtgctaatccttcctcgtatgtaaccgactcccgaacccgttcttttatttcgtggaccaaaactaatgattttaaaacaaaatgttttaaaggtgatccaatcacacctaaaaagattggtggcgactcccgttttcgtttttttaaaatcgattcccattttccaaaacttgaTTTAGAAAATGGTTTTGACACATATAGAATATGATAGATAATTAGATATTAGATAATACATAGGacataaaaaaatataacaaaGTCAACCGAATAACTGaatttacttttaatttaaattttagttatatttatttatattttgaatttaaatttaaatttaaatttaaattataatataatataaatagtttgaaatatattttataaaattactaaattataatttcataTGTGTTAATAAAATTAGTATATTTATATGTAGCCAACTATTAGAATAAAAAACAAGATAAACCGTGAGAATTTCTATCTCATCAATATTAGTATCAATATTAGTTTGTAGGTCTCAAAATTCAAACTAAAAATCAAACTCTTAAATAGTAACCACTTAAAGGTTTTGTTATAAGTATCAACATGATTACTAATAAATTTGGTTTAATTTACTATTTACAAATAAAAATACCAGTATAAACAAAAATTAACTATTAAATTAGATTTTGACTCCAAAGAAAATAATCATAAATAATAGAAGTTAAACAAGCCTAATCAACAAtagaacaaaattttaatatagtattatgagatgttaaaggtTCAATTATAGTTCATAAGAAAAGCACTTCTCttacatacacatatatatatatatatatatatatatatcaatcttTTAAGAAAAAAGATAACAAGTAATAAAAAACTATTAAAAAGAGATAACAATTAACAAGAAACTATTAAAAAGCAAAAGTGAAAGATGGCATGCCAATATCTTCTTCTTGTTGTTGCACTCGTTTTCATGGTTGTTGTTGGGGCATTTGCTGTCGAATCGTCACCTTCACCAGTCCCTTCCAAGGCATCTTCACCTTCGAAGTCGCCATCTACTTCTTCTCTAGTTTCTTCCCCCAAGTCCCCTTCTATAAAGTCACAGTCACAATCCTCCAATGGCTTCTCTTTGTCACCATCAAAGTCTGAAGAAGGAGCACCCAAGTCATCTCATTCTGAAGCCCCAAAGAGCTTTTCTAGCTCCTCTTCCCCTAGCCCTAGTCAAAGCGACAACCCTAATGCCAACAAAGGATACTCTTCTAAGGTTGAGTTTCCTGAGGAGGTCTCATCACCTCCTTCACCAACTGCCAATGATGAAGTTTCTGACTCCCCTTCTCCTAGCCCTAAAAGCATGGGTGATGTTGTTGATAGTGAGACCCTTGCACCAGCACCAACACCCTCTAATGCCATTGAAATAAAGGCCACCACTTGCATTGTCGGTGTTGTAACTATTTTTGGATTCTTTCTCTTTTAAGCTTCACATGCATAAGTTCTTGGAAGGCCTTGAGATGTGCTTTCTAGttacctttaattttttttttttggaaaaacagCCATATTTATATGCTAATTAAAATTGTACTCTTAAGGCctgaaatgaaataaataatataattttttttaattaatgtactaataGTGAATCAAAACTCATTAACATTTGGTATCAGATAAGTGCTAAACACTAATTAAGCTTGTTTAAGAATTTTCAAACTTAAGCTCGAACTTGAGGTAGATAAAGCTTGTGCATATTCAAGCTCAAGCTTAGCCTAATAATTAAGTTTAAGGTTAATAATATATACTAAAgatgaaaacattatttaatagtattaaaatatttaaaatatagattAAAAATGAAAGGCTCGATAAGGCTCATAAGTTATTCAAGCAAGTATTTCTAAGCTTGAATTTTACTCAATCGATATCTAAAGCTTGGCTCGATAATTACTAAATCAAGTTCTTGTTTTTTAGTCAAATTCATTGTAGTGAATGATATGTTTGAAGATGTTTGTAATACCCTACGCAAATCCCACATCGGCAAAGCACGAGAGAGACCTTGGCTATATAAAGGGGTAACAACACTTATGTAGTAAGAGGCCTTTTAGGGGTGAATGGGCGCTCCAAGAACAAATCCATGAGGGCCATGTGCCTTGCCTATTCTATACTAGTCGAATGCATGTATGTGTTTACTTAAGTTGATCGAATGTGTCTACTGGCTTGTTTGCTATAAACGAATATGTGTAATCTGCTAATGTACACTATTGTATTGCTTTCTCATATCCTGAATGCATGTATCCCCCGAGTATTGTAGGAGTTATTGGATATTGATGGCTTGATCACATCATTGGCAACATCGTCTACATCTTATTGGCAACTTGTCTACATTATCATAGGTTTACTGTAATTTACTGACAGTTTATTTGCATTTTTGGTGGCTCGTCCATGTTACTGACAGCTTATTTGCAAACTTTTATTGTCGGTTACCCACACTGAGCTACGGGTCTGAATTAATTTGGTGATTTGGTAGACGGGTTCTGGAGAACACGTGGTGTATAacggatggatgggtaggacctTTTGCATAGTCATTCTCAAGCATGCATATGCATAACTATTGGAAGTACCATGAAAGTGTGAATTTTGTGCACCACTGTAATTACCGATAAGCTATTAGCTTTTGTGCTCAATTGTTAAATGGGTTTCTTGCATGATTTGTAAGTTCTACATACTTTGTTCACTTTTGATTAAGACTCACACTGGGTTTTTTAAGCTTATCCTATTAGTTTAACATTTCTCAAGTAGTCCGTAATGTTAGGGCTTGGATTTGGCAATTTGGAGGTATCATCTTGAttctattaaataaaatatttaattttatatttttattatttggtttgtaataatttattttttgaattgtggCATGAGATTGGTTTTTGGGGTATATTTAGTTATTGCAAGCATGAACGTAAAGAATTGGATAAGTTAAATAATTGACTCAATTAATAATTGGTCATTAAAGTTACTAATTATGGTTTTAAAAACTAATTGTGAATATTGATTTTTCAACTGCAAAACTGGATTTTTTTTGGAAACTCAATATAGCAATTAATGATCAAATATGtaatatgtttttaaatttaatgaaaatatttttaatttgaattctAATTGaacttggaaaaattaattttatttaaaataaaaaataaaaagatgccCACTAGTGTTTCTTGAAAATTAAGCAAATGTTTTGAAAATAAGTTTACGAGAGTCTGCTTGTTTCTTTAGGCCATTTCGGTAGCCGATATGACCTTCAAAATCTAGTTTTAACTTCTGCACTAGGTTGGGGAGGTTATATTAGAAGATAAATGGAACGGTAAGTTGAAATAGGTGGCTGtgaatcataaaattttaaattggctGGTTTGTTCGGAAACTTGAAATAGCTATAAAATGACGCAAATTTTACCAAAAACAGTGTCCACGTCCTAAAGACTAATCATCCTTATCATAACTTCAGCCGACATGAGTCACATCATGATGTCAAGTGGACTAAAGTCACGATGTGACAAACTGTTTGGTGATGTCACAATGTCGACCAAGAGATTTTAAAACTTTACATTTTGGTCTACTTTTATTTTCAGGTCAACAAAATAGATTTCATAAACTCGATTAAGACTCAGATTTGATTATGTATCATAATGGAAATGTGTTTAATTTATAATTGTATATTTGAATGATTATGTTTCAGAATAGTTGACTACAGTTTCTCCGACAACGAATGTGCCATCCTATAGCTCGGACCCAGCGATCAGGTCAAGCGAAGGGTGTTACACAATAGGAATTTTAAAGGGGAGGATGAGTAGATTTTAACAAAGAGCTTCAGTGGCTTTAGAATGAAAgaaggaataaattttaaaataggaAAATATGTCTAACTAAGTTGGCAACTTGAATATTGAAGCTAAAGCCCAttcctcccccccccccccccaaatacCAGGCGCTCTTTTAGGCTTAGAGATATTTAAGAAAAAAACCTTGAACAGGTTTACAAGTGATCTATTTGCCCATGATCAACTATACAAGCAAGCAAGTTATAGATAAGTTCAACCATACAAATCACTCTAATAATGGAAACTCAACATTTGAGAGATCGTGAAATAAGCATtgagacttcggcttttctttCGTCATAATATGAACTCAAAACTCGTGTTTCTTTACATTTAATGGAACCATTGAAGCATATATAATATGATAGATAATTAGATATTAGATAAGACATGGAAGATACAAAATATAACAAGTCAACCAAATAACTAAATTTActtttactttaaaattttaattctatttatttatattttgaatttaaatttaaatttaaatttaatatataatataatgtaaatagttttacatatattttataaaattatcaaatgataatttcatatgtGAAAATAGAAccagtatatttatatatagatttttattaaaataaaaaacaagatAAACATTGAGAATTTCTATCTCTTCAATATTAGTTTGTACGTTTCAAAAttcaaacttaaaaattaaaCTCTTAAATAATAACCACGGATAGGTTTTGTTATCAGTATCAATATGATTACtaattaatttggtttaatttaCTATTTACAAATAAAAATTCAAGTATAAACAAACATTAACTATTAAAGTAGATTTTGATTCCAAAGAAAAAAATCATAACAGATAGAAGTTAAACAGGCCTAATAAAAATAGAACGAAATCTTAATATagtattatgagatgttaaaggtTCAATTTTAGTTCATAAGAAAAGCACTTCTCttacatacacatatatatatatatatatatatatatatatatatatccatcttTTAATAAAAAAGATAACAAGTAATAAGAAACTATTAAAAAGCAAAAGTGAAAGATGGCATGCCAAGATCTTCTTGCTGTTGTTGCACTTGTTTTCATGGTTGTTGTTGGGGCATTTGCTGTCGAATCGTCACCTTCACCAGTCCCTTCCAAGGCATCTTCACCTTCGAAGTCACCATCTCCTTCTTCTCCTGCTTCTTCCCCCAAGTCCCCCTCCATTAAGTCACCGTCACAATCCTCCAATGGCTCCTCTTTTTCACCATCAAAGTCCGACGAAGGAGTACCCAATTCATCTCATCCTGGATCCCCAAATAGCTATTCAAGCTCTTCTTCCCCTAGCCCTAGTCAAAGCGACAACCCTAACACCAACAAAGGATACTCTTCTGAGGTTGAGTCTCCCAAGGAGGTCTCATCCCCTCCTTCACCAACTGCCAATGATGAAGTTTCTGACTCCCCTTCTCCTATCCCTAAAAGCACAAGTGATGTTATCGATAGTGAGACCCTTGCACTAGAACCAGCCCCCTCTAATGCCATTGAAATAAAGGCCACCACTTGCATTGTCGGTGTTGTAACTATTGTCGGATTCTTCCTCTTTTAAGCTTATCATGCATAAGTTCATGGAAGGCCTTGAAATGTGCTTTctagttatttttaatttttattaaaaaaattcataattatATGCTATTTAATATTGTACTCTTGAGGCcagaaataaaatttataatatatattttttaattaatgtactaataGTGAATCAAAACCCGTTAACATTTGGCATCAAATATGTGCTAATCACAGATTAGGCTTGTTTAAGAATTTTCATACTTAACTTGAGGTAGATAAAGCTTGTCCGTATTCAAGCTCAAGCTtagaataataattaattttagggttaataatatatattaaagatgATAACATACTTTAATAatctaaaaacatttaaaatacatattaaaaatgaAAGGCTCGATAATGCTCACGAGCTATTCAAGCAAGTTTTTCTAAGCTTGAATTTTACTCGATTGATAGCTAAAGCCCGACTCGATTCAAGTTCAATTTTTTTAGTCAAATTTATTGTAGTGAATGCTATGTTTGAATATGTTTGTAACACCCTAGGAAAATATCACATCGACAAAGCacgagagtgtaacacccctcactcgtatccaatgctgggacagggttcgaggcgataccggacttaaacattcacaacatgcaaaaccaggccacaaaattttcaccaaaaattaaaacatctcgaacacatgcatatcgtcccttatgtAGGCCTTCaaacctataacatacattgggtggttcgggactaaactaagaactttgaaaatctttgggcaacttaactatTTTTCTTACTTCGgagagttacacgcccgtgtggattgggccgtgtggtcacacaggTCCGTGTGGCTTGGGTCACGCCTGTGTCCCGTGCCAATGGAGCTCTCTGTCCATTTGCTCATGAACAagttagggtcacatggccaaggcacacgcctgtgtgcttaagCCGCgtctcacacacggcctagacacatgcccatgtatctatccgtgtggacaatttcaaggctatttttcaagctaattgtcacccttaattacctacatacacttatacattttcatagcaattgacaTGGCATAATTGAGTAATTTTATAtcacaatcaagacacaagcatgacattctcacaacaacacataacatattaccaatcatgcatggcaaacaagcatatgcacatccccaatatcagacataacatgaatagctagatttataagttagAATCATTTGCttactaaagaccaatatatttggccaaattataataacacatgttataaaactaggtccctatacatgccacgcaCTTGATAATTTTAGCATATGTTTTTATActctcaaggtgttggcttgatagtgtgatgctgccatCGACGatttccaaccccgagctaacctgacaacactaaaagaaatggaaaggagggtaagctttacgcttagtaagctcacatgaaaataataagcaatttactaacatgctttccatagtaaaactatcccaattgtacatttacacatgttctggttaagctgttttcttgactcacagtcactaaatcatttatatctggagctacagaactccaaattatgatccgtaaatttttccagaaactagactcatatatctttccaccataaaatattttagaatttttggtctagccaataagtacagtttattatttaaaggttcccctattttgctatttgaaagcttcgacctttcttccctaaaatttatttatctcatagtacaagactcggataatgttcccgtctCTTTTTCATATGATtcctaactcataattatttttgtacaatttctagtgattttcccgtctcttttgcttacattgtttcctttatgtgaaactaggctcactaagatttaattacatattttattcagcctctaaattaattttcactatttttagtggattttcaaagtcagaccacTGCGATTGTCCTAATTTGTCTTAGTGCAACATAATGATAATTATCACAAgcttgtcatagaaattattctcataaatatcacttgtagtagcccaaatttgaccgggctttaAAACCCAaaagcaaaataataaataaataaatatttatttattaaagtcCATTCAAAAATAAACAGACCGGTTACTACCTAGCAGGCCTAAAACTATCCCATTACAGTTACAACCTCAACCCAGATACACCCGAAGCCCAAACCTAAATCAGACCCAAATAGCAGAGGCCCAAAACTTAAGTTACCAGCTAGGGTTTCCAACCCTAGCTCTTTCTTCTAGAAGCCATCTCAACGGACACGTCTGCTCATCTCTC contains the following coding sequences:
- the LOC108472211 gene encoding uncharacterized protein LOC108472211 — its product is MACQYLLLVVALVFMVVVGAFAVESSPSPVPSKASSPSKSPSTSSLVSSPKSPSIKSQSQSSNGFSLSPSKSEEGAPKSSHSEAPKSFSSSSSPSPSQSDNPNANKGYSSKVEFPEEVSSPPSPTANDEVSDSPSPSPKSMGDVVDSETLAPAPTPSNAIEIKATTCIVGVVTIFGFFLF
- the LOC108472210 gene encoding early nodulin-20-like yields the protein MACQDLLAVVALVFMVVVGAFAVESSPSPVPSKASSPSKSPSPSSPASSPKSPSIKSPSQSSNGSSFSPSKSDEGVPNSSHPGSPNSYSSSSSPSPSQSDNPNTNKGYSSEVESPKEVSSPPSPTANDEVSDSPSPIPKSTSDVIDSETLALEPAPSNAIEIKATTCIVGVVTIVGFFLF